GACTTGCCCGCGCCGGTGGCGCCGACCAGGGCGAGCGAACCCCCGGCCGGGATCGTCAGGTCGACGTCCCGCAGAACCGGCTCGTAGGCGCCGGGGTAACGGAACGTCAGCCCCCGCACCGTCACCGGGTACGCGCCCGCTTCCGCCGGGGCGACCGTCCCGTCGCCCACCAGCCGGTCCTGCGCGTCCTCCCCCAGCACCCCGACCAGCCGGGTCAGACTCGCGCCCGACTTCTGTGCCTCGTCGAAGGTGAACATGATGGCGCCGAGCGGGGTGAACAGCCGGTGGAACATCAGCGGCGCCGCCGACACCTCGCCCAGGGTGGCCGCGTCGGCCTCCAACAGGGCGTACCCGACCACGAGGATGAGGACCAGACCGATGAACTCGGCGCGGTTCTCCCGGCCGACGAAGCGGCCGAAGAAGCGGAAGACCTCGACACCGAGGTCGCGCACCCGCCACGACTCACGGGTGACGGTCTCGCGGACGGACTCCTCCAGGCGGTACGCCCGTACGGTGTCGATACCGTTCAGTCCGCTGATCAGGGCCTGGGCGCGGTCGGCCTGGGCCACCCGCTGCGCGCGGTAGAGCGGGGCGGAACGCGGCAGGTACCAGCGCAGCGCCAGCGCGTACGCGGGCAGCGCGCCCGCGCCCGCCAGCCCGAGCCGCCAGTCGAGTCCGAACATGCCGACCGTGGCGATGAAGACCAGCACCCCGGCCGAGAACACGGTGGGCACGGCGGTCCGGATGCCCTTGGACAGCACGGCCACGTCGTCACCGACGCGGGACAGCACGTCGCCCCGGCCGACCTGTTCGATCCGCGCGCTCGGCATCGCGAGGACGGCGCGGACCGCGCGTTCGCGCAGGTGCGCGAGGAGGTCCGCGCCGAGCCGTCCGATCAGATACGTCGACGCGGCGGTGGCCGCCGCGCCGAGCAGCGCGGCGGCCCCCATCAGCACACCGACGGTGACCAGGACCGAGCGCGGCTCGCCCTCGACCACCCCGTCCACCACCTGGCCGAGCAGCAGCACCGGGAGGACCTGGAGCGCCGCCCCGGCCACCGTCGTGAGCACGGTGGCGAGGGTGAGCCAGGGCCGGTCGCGGCAGTGCGTCACGACCCATCGGCCGGCCTCACCCCCGGTCGCCGTACGCAGGGTGGCCGGGGGGACGCGGGTATCGGTGGCGGCGCTCACCCGGAGACCGTACCGAGTGGTGAACAGGGCAGCGGACGGGGCGAGTTGGTCACATCGTCACCTTTACTTGGCGGACTTGACGAGTTCGTCGATCGCGTACGGCAGGGAGAGCAGCGTGCCCTGGGACATGGCGGCGCCGATCGCCGGGCCCTCGCTGTCCAGCAGGTAGGACACCTTGCCGTTCTTGACCGCGGGGAGGTTGGCGAACAGCTCGAACTTGTTCAACGCCTCGGTGTCCACCTTGTCGTTGACGACGAAGACCCGGTCGACGTCGATCAGGTCGATGCGCTCGGGCGAGAGTTCGGTGGAGAAGCCGCCGTCCGCGATCTTGTCGATCTCCGTCTGGTACGCGAAGCCGGTGCCCGTCACCAACTGGCCGCGCACATCGGTCGAAGTGAAGGGCGAGATCGCGTCCTTGTACCAGGAGATGACGACCGCCGTCTGGTCGGCGAACGCGGGGTTGGCCTTCTTCGCCGCGTCGAGCTTGTCCTGGATGCCCCGGACGAGCTCGGTGCCCTCGTCCTCCTTGCCGAGCGCCTTGGCGATGTGGACCGCGTTGTCCTGCCAGGGAGCGCTGAACGGCTCCTTCTCGGCCTTGGTACGGCCCACGGTCGGGGCGATCTGCGACAGCTTGTCGTACGCGGCCTGGTCGATCTCGGAGTAGACCGCGATGATCAGGTCCGGCCGAAGGGCGGCGATCTTCTCGTAGTTGGGGCCCGCGTCACCGTTCTTCATGATGACCTCGGGGCGGGCGTCGCCCCACTTGTCCTTCACCCAGGGCCACTGGGTGTTGATGTCGGGGCTCTGGCCCGCCGGGTTCGGGTACTGGTCGACCATGCCGACCGGCTTGATGCCGAACGCGAGGACGGCCTGGTCGTCGGTGTAGCCGACGGAGACGACGCGCCGGGGGGCCTTGGTGACCTCCGTGGACCCGAACGCGTGCTCCACGGTGACCGGGAACGCCCCGGAGGCAGCGGCGGCGGGTGCGTCGTCGGTCGGCTTGTCCGCCGAGTCGGAACCGCATCCCGCGAGGAGTCCGACACCGAGCGCGGCGGCGGACAGAGTCGCCGCCAGTCGCCGCCACGGCTTCACGAGCGTCGTGCTTTGGAGAGACATCCGGTATTCCCTTGCGTTCGCGCCGGCGGCTGCCCCGTGTCTTAGGGCAGCCAAACCTTATCCTGCGTTGGTGAGGTTAGCCTAGCCTAACCCATGAATTCCCTTGACCGTTCCATGGGTTGGAGCGGGGGGCTCCGCACGCGACCGCCGGACGCCACGAGGGCGTCCGGCGGTGACAGGGAGACGGCTCCGGGCCCGCGTACGCCCCGGGAGAACGGCTCCGCGACCTGACGGTCTGTCAGACGTGGGTACGGCCGAGCGGCACGATGACCGGGCCGTCGCCCACCGGGGCGTCGATCACCTGGGCGCGCAGCCCGAACGCCTCGTGCAGCAGCTCGGCGGTGATCACGTCACGCGGATGTCCCTGCGCGAGGATCGCCCCGTCCCGCATCACCACGAGGTTGTCGCTGTAGCGCGCCGCCAGGTTGAGGTCGTGCAGCACCATGACCACGGTGCGCCCCGACTCGTGCAGATCGTCGACGAGATCGAGCACGTCGATCGCGTGCGCCAGGTCCAGATAGGTCGTCGGCTCGTCCAGCAGGAGCAGATCGGTCCCCTGGGCCAGGGTCATCGATATCCAGACGCGCTGGCGCTGGCCGCCGGAGAGCGAGTCGACCGGGCGGTCGGCCAGGTCGGCGACCCCGGTCATGGCCAGGGCGCGCTCCACGACCTCCGCGTCGTCCGAGGACCACTGGCGCAGCCAACTCTGGTGCGGGTGGCGGCCCCTGGCGACCAGGTCGGCCACGGTGAGACCCTCCGGCGCGACCGGTGCCTGGGGCAGCAGCCCGAGTTTCTTCGCGACGTCCCTGGTCCGGAGGCCGGCGATGTCCTGGCCGTCGAGGACGACCGTGCCGCCGGCCGGCTTGAGCAGCCGGGTCAGGGTGCGCAACAGGGTCGATTTACCGCAGCCGTTGGGGCCGATGATCGTGGTGATGACCCCGGACGGGATCGCCACGTCCAGTGTGTCGATGACGGTCCGTCCGCCGTACCCGACCGTGATGCCCCTGGCGGCCAGCCGGGCGTCGCCGCCGACGGCGGACCCGGTCCCGGCCGTGGACGTGTTCCCGGTCGCCGACGCGAACTCGGTGATGGACTGAGCGGTCACGTGCCCCCCTCGTTAGGTTTGCCTAACCTTTTCTATCATCGATCTGACTGTCTGAGGTTCGCCCGCACCAGCAGATAGACCAGGAAGGGACCGCCGACGGCGGCGGTGACCACCCCGACCGGCAGGCTGATCGGCAGCGCCGCCCGTGCCACGAGGTCGGCCCCGATCAGCAGCAGGGCGCCCACCAGGCCCGAGGCGGCCATCGGCGGGGTGGGGCAGCGCGCCAGACGCATCGCCACCTGCGGCGCCACCAGCGCGACGAACGGCACGGGCCCCGCCGCGCTCACCGCCACGGCGGCCAGCAGGACCGCGCACAGCAGCAGCACCGCGCGGATCCGCCCGTGCCGGACGCCGAGCCCCGCGGCGATGTCGTCGCCGAGATGCATCGGTTTGAACTGGAAGGCGGCTCCCACCACGACGACCAGCAGGACCAGGGTCGACCAGAGCGCGACCGTGACCTGGTCCCAGGACCGGCCGTCCAGCGAGCCGATCAGCCACACCTGGGCCCGCGCGACATCCCGGATGTCGGCCGAGATCAGCAGCCAGGTGGTGAGGGCCTGCATCATGGCGCTCACCGAGATGCCGATGAGGATCAGCCGCAGGCCGTCGATGCCGCGCCGCCACGCGAGGAAGTACACCAGCAAGCCCGTGACGAGGCCGCCGGCGAGCGCCGCCGCCGACTGGCCCACGGAGTCGACGACCACGGTGGCCGCACCGCCCGACACCGTGATCAGGAACACCGCGACCACCCCGGCCCCCTGGGTGATGCCGAGGATGTCCGGGCTGGCCAGCGGATTGCGCGCGACGGACTGCGTGATCGCGCCGGACACGCCGAGCGCGACACCCACGACCAGACCGGCCAGGGCACGCGGCATCCGCAGGTCCATGATCACGAACTCGTCGACCTGTTCGCCCTGCCCGGCCAGGGTGGCGATCACCTGGGGCAGGGCGATGGGGAAGTCCCCCACGCCGATGGACACGCAGAACAACAGGAAGCAGGCCGCGGCCAGCAGCAGGGTGACCAGGACGACCCAGGGCCGCCAGACGAAGGACATCCGGCCGAGCCGTACGCCCGGTGCCACCGCGGGCCTGTCGGGCTTCGCGTGCGCCGTCCCGTTCATGTGCTGATGTGTCCTGTTCACGCGCTCTTGAACTTTCCTCGCCACACGAGGCCCGCGAAGAACGGGGCCCCGAGGAGGGCGACGACGACACCCGAGTCCAGTTCGCCCGGCCGCACCACCAGTCGCCCCACGATGTCGCAGACCAGCAGGATCACGGCGCCGAGCAGCCCCGCGTACGGCACCAGCCAGCGGTAGTCCGGGCCGGTGAGCCGGCGGGCCAGGTGCGCGACCATCAGCCCGAGGAAGGCGATGGGGCCGCACGCCGCCGTGGCCGCGCCGGCGAGCAGGGTGATGGCGACGACGCCGACGGTGCGGCTCAGAGCCATGTTCACGCCGAGCCCGCGCGCCACGTCGTCCCCGAGGTTGAGCAGGTTGAGGGCGGGCAGGGTGGTCAGCGCCAGCACCAGCCCGGCCCCGACGAACGCGGTCACCGGCCAGATGGTGTCGAAGCCGACGCCCGCCACCGAGCCCGCGTTCCAGAAGCGCAGCGCGTTCAGCGACTCCTTGTCCGACAGCGCCACCGCCGTGGTCATCGCCGCGAGGAAGACGGTGACGCCCTGTCCGGCGAGCGCGAGTGTCAGCGGATTGCCGGCTCCCCGGCCGATGCTGGCCAGGCCGAACACGACGACCCCGGCGGCCCCGGCGCCGGCGAAGGAGAACCAGACGTACTGGAACGGGTCGGTGAAGCCGAAGAGAGCGATGACCGACACGACGGCGAACGACGCGCCGGCGTTCACCCCGAGCAGCCCCGTGTCCGCGATCGGGTTGCGCGTGTACCCCTGGATCAGCGCCCCGCCGACCCCGAGGGCGATGCCCGCCACGATCGCGAGCACGGTCCGGGGCACCCGCACCGTCCGCACGATGAGCCGGATCTCGGTGAGCCGCTGGTCGGGATCGGGGGCCGCGAACAGCCCGTGCCACACCTCGGCGGGGCTCAGCGCGCGTGCCCCGACCGCCAGCGACAGGGCCCCCGCGACCGCGAGGACCGCCACCAGCGCCCCCACGCCCACCACCCGCCGTCGGCGGGTCCTCGTCGTGCCCCCGGGCAGGGGCCGCTCCACCACAGTCGTGCTCATGTCGACGTACGTTATCCCTTGGATGTACGGGGGAGGCCGGGCCTGTCGGGCCTCACCGGGCGGCTCGACTCCGGCGCGCGGACGGGCGGGAGGGCCGGGGAACCGATCCGGGCGGCGGGCCCCACGGGTGGGCGGCGCGGGCCCTACGGGTGGGCGGCCGTGCCGGTGCCGTCGGCGAGTTGACGGGCCGCCACGGAGGCCGGGGCGGCGCCCCGGGCGAGCACCGAGTCGAGGATCTCGCCGACCCGGATCGCGGTGTTGGAGAGCAGCGACGAGGTGATGCCGTGCGTGTGCTCCGTACCGCCCTGGAGGTAGATGCCGGAGCGCAGCGCGTCGTCGGTCGCGATGCGGTAGTCGCGCTCGACGCGGACGCGGCCCTCGTCGTCGCGCAGACAGCGCTGCCCGACCTCGCCGAGGAGTCCGACGGGGTCGGCCTGGCTGTAGCCGGTGGCGAACACCACGACGTCGGCGTCGAGGAAGGTCTCCTCGCCGGTGACGAGGGACTTCACCGTGGCGCGCGCCTTGTCCGGGGTCTCCTTGACGTCGACCAGCCGGGAGACGTTGATGAAGCGCAGCCGCTCGGTGCCGAGGACCTTCTCCTGGTAGCTCTGCCGGTACAGGTCGTCGATCAGATCGATGTCCACCACGGAGTAGTTGGTGTTCCCGTGGTAGTCCATCAGCCGGCCCTTGATGTCCTCGGGGGCCGCGAAGTACTGGTCGACCGCCTCGGGGTCGAAGATCCGGTTGGCGAAGCCGCTGTCGTCGGCGGGGCTGTAGCCGTAACGGGAGAAGACCGCGCACACCTCGGCCTCGGGGAAGCGGCGGTGCAGGTAGGCGACGTTCTCGGCGGCGCTCTGCCCGGCGCCGACGACGACGAACCGGGACGGCGAGGCGCCGTCCAGGGAGTCGACCTTCTTCAGCAACTCGGAGTTGTGCCAGACGCGTTCACCGCGCTCGATGCCCTCCGGCATCTGGGGACGCAGTCCGGTGCCGATGACCAGGTTGCGGGCGCGGTGGACGACGAGCCCCTCCGCCGACCGTACGGTGACGTCCAGGTACTCCACCGCGCCGTCGCGGACGACCGGGGTGATGCCGACGACCTCGTGGCCGTACGAGACCATGTCGTCGACCTTGGCGGCGGCCCACTCGAAGTAGTCGTGGAACTCGACCCGCAGCGGGAAGAGGTTCTTGTGGTTGATGAAGTCGATCAGCCGGCCCTTGCTCTTCAGGTAGCAGAGGAAGCTGAACTCACTGGTCGGGTTCCGGAGTGTCACCAGGTCCTTGAGGAAGGACACCTGCATGGTCGCGTCGTCGATCAGCATGCCCCGGTGCCAGCCGAAACGCGGTTGCTGCTCGAAGAAGTGGGCGGTGACGGACTCCTGCCTGCCGACGCGCGCGTTGTGCTCGTTGACCGCGATCGACATGGCCACATTGGACGGCCCGAAGCCGATTCCTATGAGGTCGTAGACCGGTGCTGCGTCGCCAGGAAGAACCTGTGACATGTCACTCCCATTCATACGGGGGAAGCCGCCTGTCGGGTGCGGGGGGAAGATACGGAAGGGGGGCGCACCGACGACGTCGCCCGCCATGACTTAGGTGAGCCTAAGCTAATCTTTTGCGGCTGTCGACAGGGGGTCGGACGGCCGGTCCCCTCGACTGGGCCGCCCCGCAGGCGAGTTGCATACTAAGGTAAGCCTTGCTTAACTCTCTGGTCGGTCCATCCCTGCTCTGAGGAGGAACCCCATGCGGGTCGTCATGTTCGGTTACCAGACCTGGGGCCACCGCACCCTGCGAGCCCTTCTGGACTCCGAGCACGACGTGGTGCTGGTCGTGACGCACCCCAAGAGCGAGCACGCGTACGAGAAGATCTGGAGCGACTCCGTCGCCGATCTCGCCGAGGAGCACGGCGTACCGGTGCTGATCCGCAACCGCCCGGACGACGAGGAGCTGTTCGAGCGTCTGAAGGCGGCGGACCCGGACATCATCGTCGCCAACAACTGGCGCACCTGGATT
Above is a window of Streptomyces sp. NBC_01498 DNA encoding:
- a CDS encoding ABC transporter ATP-binding protein, which gives rise to MSAATDTRVPPATLRTATGGEAGRWVVTHCRDRPWLTLATVLTTVAGAALQVLPVLLLGQVVDGVVEGEPRSVLVTVGVLMGAAALLGAAATAASTYLIGRLGADLLAHLRERAVRAVLAMPSARIEQVGRGDVLSRVGDDVAVLSKGIRTAVPTVFSAGVLVFIATVGMFGLDWRLGLAGAGALPAYALALRWYLPRSAPLYRAQRVAQADRAQALISGLNGIDTVRAYRLEESVRETVTRESWRVRDLGVEVFRFFGRFVGRENRAEFIGLVLILVVGYALLEADAATLGEVSAAPLMFHRLFTPLGAIMFTFDEAQKSGASLTRLVGVLGEDAQDRLVGDGTVAPAEAGAYPVTVRGLTFRYPGAYEPVLRDVDLTIPAGGSLALVGATGAGKSTLAALIAGIGTPGTGSVRVGPHDLAGLDEAGARALVSIVTQETHVFSGTLADDLRLASPGATDARLLDALRTVGAHDWVDALPDGLNTPVGEGGERLDVTKVAQIALARLVLSRSPVVVLDESTAEAGSEGAAELERAVLAACAGRTTLFVAHRLTQAMAADHIAVLDAGRVVERGTHDELVALGGRYARLWQAWREGSGTGLDEARLS
- a CDS encoding FecCD family ABC transporter permease, with the translated sequence MNGTAHAKPDRPAVAPGVRLGRMSFVWRPWVVLVTLLLAAACFLLFCVSIGVGDFPIALPQVIATLAGQGEQVDEFVIMDLRMPRALAGLVVGVALGVSGAITQSVARNPLASPDILGITQGAGVVAVFLITVSGGAATVVVDSVGQSAAALAGGLVTGLLVYFLAWRRGIDGLRLILIGISVSAMMQALTTWLLISADIRDVARAQVWLIGSLDGRSWDQVTVALWSTLVLLVVVVGAAFQFKPMHLGDDIAAGLGVRHGRIRAVLLLCAVLLAAVAVSAAGPVPFVALVAPQVAMRLARCPTPPMAASGLVGALLLIGADLVARAALPISLPVGVVTAAVGGPFLVYLLVRANLRQSDR
- a CDS encoding ABC transporter ATP-binding protein → MAARGITVGYGGRTVIDTLDVAIPSGVITTIIGPNGCGKSTLLRTLTRLLKPAGGTVVLDGQDIAGLRTRDVAKKLGLLPQAPVAPEGLTVADLVARGRHPHQSWLRQWSSDDAEVVERALAMTGVADLADRPVDSLSGGQRQRVWISMTLAQGTDLLLLDEPTTYLDLAHAIDVLDLVDDLHESGRTVVMVLHDLNLAARYSDNLVVMRDGAILAQGHPRDVITAELLHEAFGLRAQVIDAPVGDGPVIVPLGRTHV
- a CDS encoding iron-siderophore ABC transporter substrate-binding protein, translated to MSLQSTTLVKPWRRLAATLSAAALGVGLLAGCGSDSADKPTDDAPAAAASGAFPVTVEHAFGSTEVTKAPRRVVSVGYTDDQAVLAFGIKPVGMVDQYPNPAGQSPDINTQWPWVKDKWGDARPEVIMKNGDAGPNYEKIAALRPDLIIAVYSEIDQAAYDKLSQIAPTVGRTKAEKEPFSAPWQDNAVHIAKALGKEDEGTELVRGIQDKLDAAKKANPAFADQTAVVISWYKDAISPFTSTDVRGQLVTGTGFAYQTEIDKIADGGFSTELSPERIDLIDVDRVFVVNDKVDTEALNKFELFANLPAVKNGKVSYLLDSEGPAIGAAMSQGTLLSLPYAIDELVKSAK
- a CDS encoding lysine N(6)-hydroxylase/L-ornithine N(5)-oxygenase family protein, with amino-acid sequence MSQVLPGDAAPVYDLIGIGFGPSNVAMSIAVNEHNARVGRQESVTAHFFEQQPRFGWHRGMLIDDATMQVSFLKDLVTLRNPTSEFSFLCYLKSKGRLIDFINHKNLFPLRVEFHDYFEWAAAKVDDMVSYGHEVVGITPVVRDGAVEYLDVTVRSAEGLVVHRARNLVIGTGLRPQMPEGIERGERVWHNSELLKKVDSLDGASPSRFVVVGAGQSAAENVAYLHRRFPEAEVCAVFSRYGYSPADDSGFANRIFDPEAVDQYFAAPEDIKGRLMDYHGNTNYSVVDIDLIDDLYRQSYQEKVLGTERLRFINVSRLVDVKETPDKARATVKSLVTGEETFLDADVVVFATGYSQADPVGLLGEVGQRCLRDDEGRVRVERDYRIATDDALRSGIYLQGGTEHTHGITSSLLSNTAIRVGEILDSVLARGAAPASVAARQLADGTGTAAHP
- a CDS encoding FecCD family ABC transporter permease — protein: MSTTVVERPLPGGTTRTRRRRVVGVGALVAVLAVAGALSLAVGARALSPAEVWHGLFAAPDPDQRLTEIRLIVRTVRVPRTVLAIVAGIALGVGGALIQGYTRNPIADTGLLGVNAGASFAVVSVIALFGFTDPFQYVWFSFAGAGAAGVVVFGLASIGRGAGNPLTLALAGQGVTVFLAAMTTAVALSDKESLNALRFWNAGSVAGVGFDTIWPVTAFVGAGLVLALTTLPALNLLNLGDDVARGLGVNMALSRTVGVVAITLLAGAATAACGPIAFLGLMVAHLARRLTGPDYRWLVPYAGLLGAVILLVCDIVGRLVVRPGELDSGVVVALLGAPFFAGLVWRGKFKSA